The Candidatus Omnitrophota bacterium genome has a window encoding:
- the tadA gene encoding Flp pilus assembly complex ATPase component TadA — MDARTITFFSPKGGVGKTLFSLNLAVSLMAKGKRVLLLDLDLGAPQMTAKLLGVDAKYSLFSLVGHIKEFQEKKRNIKNYVTPYKNNLSFLPSITKLAQRAKITAPLIKDFIGTIKDDFDYIVIDAGNNLSDTLIAAFDSSSLILLVLTPDILSVYQTEWILDTLQAIGFPLQMIKVVLNRAESKGSISWQEIKMLLPAEIISLAPSEGRLVGMAVNRGIPVVVDAPNSKLSMAIHKLAEELIENKDIYIEHKHLTELRVSKEELVEDDVAFLQKIGLTEGSEKVYLQEEEDEVIRFKKKVHSKLLQELDLKRLPVETFSYSQKKMRELRDRAQRVISNIISQEAGGFISSLEIRKKVTKEILDEALALGPLEDLLKDPTTTEVMVNNKDQVYIERGGKLYLTSKKFTGNEQVRIVIERILAPLGRRIDESVPYVDARLNDGSRVNAIISPLSLTGPTLTIRKFARQRYHMTDLVEKFGSLTPEMAMFLDAAVKARKNILVSGGTGSGKTTFLNILSEYIPETERIVTLEDSAELKLNQTHWVRLESRPPNIEGKGQINIRDLFRNTLRMRPDRIIVGEVRGDEVIDMLQAMNTGHDGSMSTIHANTTHDVLIRLDSMILMSAIELPIRAIREMISSAVNLIVQTARMSDGSRRVTAVTEIVGMLDDMHVNLQDIFVYRQTGVDKKQVVQGYFTSLGYIPTFYDEIRARGIQLPREIFISKE; from the coding sequence ATGGATGCTCGCACGATTACTTTTTTTAGTCCCAAGGGAGGCGTAGGTAAAACCCTGTTTTCTTTGAATTTAGCAGTAAGTTTAATGGCCAAAGGTAAACGGGTGCTACTCTTAGATTTAGATCTCGGAGCGCCTCAGATGACTGCAAAGCTCCTTGGGGTTGATGCTAAATATTCCTTGTTTAGCCTAGTTGGCCACATTAAGGAGTTTCAAGAGAAAAAAAGAAATATTAAAAACTATGTAACTCCTTATAAGAATAACTTATCATTTTTACCTTCGATTACTAAGCTTGCTCAACGTGCCAAAATAACTGCACCGTTAATAAAAGATTTCATCGGAACGATAAAGGATGATTTTGACTATATAGTCATCGACGCCGGAAATAACTTAAGTGATACCTTAATTGCTGCTTTTGATTCTTCGAGTCTTATTCTTTTGGTGCTTACCCCGGATATTTTATCGGTCTATCAGACCGAGTGGATACTTGATACTTTACAAGCAATCGGTTTTCCTCTGCAGATGATTAAGGTTGTACTTAATCGGGCTGAAAGCAAAGGTTCGATTAGCTGGCAAGAGATAAAAATGCTTTTGCCGGCTGAGATAATCTCTTTGGCTCCTTCGGAAGGAAGATTGGTTGGTATGGCCGTTAATCGAGGAATTCCGGTTGTAGTTGATGCGCCAAATTCTAAGCTCAGCATGGCCATACATAAGTTAGCCGAAGAATTGATTGAAAATAAAGATATTTATATTGAACATAAACATCTTACTGAATTGCGGGTGTCAAAAGAAGAGTTAGTTGAAGATGATGTCGCTTTTTTACAGAAAATTGGGCTTACCGAAGGTTCGGAAAAAGTTTACCTACAGGAAGAAGAGGATGAGGTAATTCGTTTTAAAAAGAAGGTTCATTCTAAGTTGCTTCAGGAGTTAGATTTAAAGCGTCTTCCGGTTGAGACATTTTCCTATAGTCAAAAAAAGATGAGGGAACTAAGAGATAGAGCCCAAAGGGTTATTTCTAATATTATTAGTCAGGAAGCTGGTGGATTCATCTCTTCTTTAGAGATTCGTAAAAAAGTAACTAAAGAAATTCTTGATGAAGCCTTAGCCTTAGGTCCTTTAGAAGATTTACTTAAAGATCCGACCACGACTGAAGTTATGGTTAATAATAAAGATCAGGTTTATATTGAGCGTGGAGGAAAATTATACTTAACCAGCAAGAAGTTTACCGGAAATGAACAGGTTCGGATAGTCATTGAGCGAATTTTAGCTCCCCTAGGTAGAAGAATTGATGAGTCGGTTCCTTATGTTGATGCTAGGCTTAACGATGGTTCACGTGTTAACGCGATTATTTCGCCGCTTTCTTTAACCGGGCCAACTCTAACTATTAGAAAATTCGCCCGTCAACGTTATCATATGACCGATTTAGTTGAGAAATTTGGTTCATTGACTCCGGAGATGGCAATGTTTTTAGATGCCGCGGTAAAGGCCCGTAAAAATATATTAGTTTCCGGAGGAACTGGTTCCGGAAAAACCACCTTTTTAAATATTCTTTCTGAATATATCCCTGAGACCGAACGTATTGTTACGCTTGAAGATTCAGCTGAGCTTAAACTCAATCAGACTCACTGGGTTCGTCTTGAGTCACGGCCACCGAATATTGAAGGAAAGGGGCAGATCAACATTCGAGATTTATTTCGTAACACCTTACGCATGCGTCCGGATAGAATCATCGTCGGTGAGGTAAGAGGCGATGAGGTTATTGATATGCTTCAGGCTATGAATACTGGTCATGATGGCAGTATGTCAACTATCCACGCAAATACCACCCATGACGTTTTAATTCGTCTTGATAGCATGATTTTAATGAGTGCGATTGAACTGCCGATTAGGGCGATTCGCGAGATGATTTCATCGGCGGTTAACTTAATAGTTCAGACTGCTAGAATGAGTGATGGTTCAAGAAGAGTAACTGCAGTTACTGAAATTGTTGGCATGCTTGATGACATGCATGTTAATTTACAGGATATTTTCGTTTATCGCCAGACCGGAGTCGATAAAAAGCAAGTAGTTCAAGGCTACTTTACCTCTTTAGGCTACATCCCTACATTTTACGATGAAATTAGAGCTCGTGGTATACAGTTGCCGCGTGAGATATTTATCTCCAAGGAATAA
- a CDS encoding RNA ligase partner protein, producing the protein MKQTKIVLDTSIFVNPDARCHFGATPKKALSEFLDIVADKKQISCYIPPSVYEELSSFIEKMPSEKKTTIINKKPPSSYQSSVPAILVYEFIEEMRSRINKGLRIAEKYSRRALSAPHSTDKQKDEDLIKTLRQEYRAALREGVIDSRQDFDLILLAKELDAHIATVDGGLVTWAQKLGITCINAKELKEIIS; encoded by the coding sequence ATGAAACAGACCAAAATTGTACTGGATACCAGTATTTTTGTCAACCCTGATGCTCGCTGTCACTTTGGAGCAACCCCCAAAAAGGCCCTTAGTGAGTTCCTAGACATCGTAGCCGACAAAAAACAAATCAGCTGCTATATCCCACCCTCGGTATATGAAGAACTATCGAGTTTTATTGAAAAAATGCCGTCGGAGAAAAAAACAACCATAATCAACAAAAAACCACCATCCTCTTATCAGTCTTCAGTTCCGGCCATACTAGTATATGAATTTATTGAAGAAATGCGCTCAAGGATCAATAAAGGCTTAAGGATTGCTGAAAAATATAGCCGACGGGCACTATCAGCCCCTCACTCAACCGACAAGCAAAAAGATGAAGACCTAATAAAAACTCTGCGTCAGGAATACCGAGCAGCTCTTCGTGAGGGAGTTATTGACTCTCGACAGGACTTTGACCTTATTCTTTTAGCCAAAGAGCTTGACGCTCATATAGCTACAGTTGATGGCGGACTTGTTACCTGGGCCCAAAAATTAGGGATAACCTGCATCAATGCTAAAGAGTTAAAAGAAATCATCTCTTAA
- a CDS encoding TonB family protein — protein sequence MIRRIFLIIGLVVLGTIFISSVQSQDFLSLEPESTEIRLIVGEVYVFRANSPQRVSIRNPEIADISKVADTEVVIIAKGLGETTLTIWDTEGEKLFYVLVYPQDAVRVQKKLEQLINQNLRIENVHYRINGTSGKVMIMGEVTPSQFEQIEHVLSTYYTDSGRSDLIDNLLTTTEENKMVEIDCQVLEMNKTDLDRIGFKWVEYLQIREEPYTAPTGDSAGVETTLDRVSPWSRLWPIREASRDALHTRINMLVRDNRAKVLSRPKLLCLSGKEAKLVVGGEVPYVSASTTGAAGTSISVEYREYGVILKLRPDVLTNDNILLNIGTEVSEIDWANAIVVSSIQVPAFLTRKADTSLNVVSGDTVIIGGLISSDESNNVDKLPWLGDVPVIGGLFRSREFQEDQTELVITLTPLIKKSQLETAILEAAETVGPDAIRKPVIYPNYLERDATLNRYILQVQKMIFQSLDYPRLAEEAGWQGAMTLKMHINHTGEVIEARIAESSGYVSFDNSVIATAKALSPYPPFPIGTEFEDLWIDVPIIYRMDQ from the coding sequence ATGATACGACGGATATTTTTAATAATTGGCCTTGTTGTTTTAGGAACTATTTTTATCTCATCTGTCCAGTCTCAGGATTTTCTTTCTTTAGAGCCAGAATCAACTGAAATTCGTCTAATTGTCGGTGAAGTATATGTTTTTAGAGCTAATTCACCGCAGCGGGTATCAATTCGCAACCCGGAGATAGCCGATATTAGTAAGGTAGCTGATACAGAAGTGGTTATTATTGCTAAAGGTCTTGGTGAGACTACTTTAACTATTTGGGATACTGAAGGCGAGAAGTTATTCTATGTTCTTGTTTATCCGCAGGACGCAGTAAGGGTTCAGAAAAAGCTAGAGCAATTAATTAATCAGAATTTAAGAATTGAGAATGTTCATTATAGGATTAATGGAACTTCGGGCAAAGTTATGATTATGGGAGAAGTTACCCCAAGTCAATTTGAGCAAATAGAGCATGTTTTATCAACTTACTACACTGATTCAGGAAGAAGTGATTTAATTGATAATCTTTTAACTACCACTGAAGAAAATAAGATGGTTGAAATTGATTGTCAGGTTCTTGAGATGAACAAGACTGATTTAGATCGGATTGGTTTTAAGTGGGTAGAGTATCTTCAGATAAGAGAGGAACCTTATACTGCTCCAACTGGTGATTCAGCTGGAGTTGAGACAACCCTTGATCGGGTTTCTCCTTGGAGCAGGCTTTGGCCGATACGTGAAGCTTCACGTGATGCTCTCCATACACGAATAAATATGTTGGTGCGTGATAACCGGGCGAAAGTTCTTTCACGTCCTAAACTTTTATGTTTAAGTGGAAAAGAGGCTAAATTAGTTGTTGGTGGTGAGGTGCCTTATGTTAGTGCCAGCACAACTGGTGCTGCCGGAACTAGTATCTCGGTTGAATATCGAGAGTATGGTGTTATTTTAAAGTTACGTCCGGACGTACTCACTAATGATAATATTCTTCTTAATATTGGAACCGAAGTAAGCGAAATAGATTGGGCTAACGCAATTGTGGTTTCATCAATACAGGTTCCGGCTTTCCTTACTCGAAAGGCTGACACTTCTTTGAATGTGGTTTCTGGAGATACAGTTATTATCGGTGGATTAATTTCCAGTGATGAGTCAAATAATGTCGATAAGCTACCCTGGTTAGGTGATGTTCCGGTTATCGGAGGTCTTTTCCGCTCAAGAGAGTTTCAAGAGGATCAGACTGAACTAGTGATAACTCTTACTCCTTTAATTAAAAAAAGTCAGCTGGAGACAGCGATTCTAGAGGCTGCTGAAACTGTTGGCCCGGACGCTATCAGAAAACCGGTAATTTACCCTAACTATTTAGAAAGAGATGCTACTTTAAATAGGTATATTTTGCAGGTTCAAAAGATGATTTTTCAGTCTTTAGATTATCCACGCTTAGCTGAAGAAGCTGGTTGGCAGGGTGCGATGACCTTAAAGATGCATATTAACCATACTGGCGAAGTGATTGAAGCTCGAATTGCTGAATCTTCAGGTTACGTATCTTTTGATAATAGCGTAATAGCTACGGCTAAAGCTTTAAGTCCCTATCCGCCATTTCCAATCGGGACTGAGTTTGAAGATCTTTGGATAGATGTACCGATAATCTATCGCATGGATCAATAG
- a CDS encoding peptidyl-prolyl cis-trans isomerase: MKKIFLFLIACFFIFGCTNLTSPDATDEVTVKRNEIKGQLLAQVNDWAIGTTDFKEKLDALKTLLPEEEVQRQFEDIETRKKILAELVNFEILAQEAEERNLDKDQDVVDAVKNFKRNFLAQKMLGELYQDITITSIEVEDFYNRNKGIFREPEERQIREIVVSSESQAKDILIRLLQGEDFGFLARSYSISDTKNKAGDLGYLKIDQDTTSTQKFDTFWKVVLTTDEGKSSSYFKGPDNKYYVIKIEDVKGGDARPLREVRDNIREHLKGVQANNKKDSIIEDAKKKFKVTVNSDLLE; the protein is encoded by the coding sequence ATGAAAAAAATATTTTTATTCTTAATTGCTTGTTTTTTTATTTTTGGCTGCACTAATCTTACTTCTCCGGATGCGACTGATGAAGTTACTGTTAAGCGCAATGAAATTAAGGGTCAACTCCTAGCTCAGGTTAATGATTGGGCTATTGGTACAACCGATTTTAAGGAGAAATTAGACGCCTTAAAAACTCTTTTACCTGAAGAAGAAGTTCAACGACAGTTTGAAGATATTGAGACTAGGAAAAAGATTTTAGCCGAGTTGGTTAATTTTGAAATTTTAGCTCAAGAAGCCGAAGAGCGTAATTTAGATAAAGACCAAGATGTTGTTGATGCGGTTAAGAATTTTAAACGTAACTTCTTGGCTCAGAAGATGCTTGGTGAGCTATATCAGGACATAACCATAACTAGCATTGAAGTAGAAGATTTTTATAATCGTAACAAAGGTATTTTTAGAGAACCGGAAGAACGCCAGATAAGGGAGATTGTTGTTAGTTCAGAGAGCCAAGCCAAAGATATTTTAATTCGTCTTTTACAGGGAGAAGACTTTGGATTTTTAGCTAGAAGTTACTCTATTTCCGATACCAAAAATAAAGCTGGAGATCTCGGTTATTTAAAGATTGATCAGGATACGACCAGTACTCAAAAATTTGATACTTTTTGGAAGGTAGTGCTTACAACTGATGAAGGTAAATCATCAAGTTATTTTAAAGGGCCGGATAATAAGTATTACGTAATAAAGATTGAAGATGTAAAAGGCGGCGATGCTCGACCGCTTAGAGAGGTGCGTGATAATATTCGTGAGCATTTAAAAGGTGTTCAAGCTAACAATAAGAAAGACTCAATTATTGAGGATGCTAAAAAGAAGTTCAAAGTAACGGTTAACAGCGACTTACTGGAGTAA
- a CDS encoding hemolysin family protein, translating to MIDYFLFLVFIIFSAFFSASETAIFSLSASRLNRLKEQHPQARLVVKLLKRPTRLLSAIVFGNLLVNIGLTSLVTSLFVSRLGQNGLFLAILVSGLAILFLGEIFPKTFAIYLADKISLRFSPLLAAFSNVFYPVIAAIDSIVHYFSSFIIRKHKRSVLTDEEFKTALLLSRKAGQISEQEEDLISNLLEFKDTQASEILTARIDIKGIDSKFTQSQVLTILKEQKHSKFPVYEGSLDNIVGILYSKDLFLNPDTDYHEFLRKPQLIPESKGIDDILKLFLKTKDRVAIVLDEYGGTQGLITAEDIVEEIFGEIYDEFEKIDKPLEHIGPGLWRVHGKAPIKTVNLELDLELPEEEDTIAGFLLSEMKRIPKVGEQFNFKSARKTINFYIERATVRRIVAIRIEDKTKK from the coding sequence ATGATTGATTATTTTTTATTTTTAGTTTTTATTATTTTTTCAGCTTTTTTTTCAGCTTCCGAGACAGCTATTTTTTCTTTAAGTGCTAGCCGGTTAAATCGTCTGAAAGAGCAACATCCCCAAGCTCGTCTAGTTGTTAAACTGCTTAAGCGACCGACTCGTCTTCTTTCGGCAATTGTTTTTGGTAATTTACTAGTTAATATCGGATTAACTTCTTTGGTTACTTCTTTGTTTGTCAGTCGCTTAGGTCAAAACGGCCTTTTTCTAGCGATTTTGGTTAGCGGTCTAGCCATTCTTTTTCTAGGTGAAATTTTTCCCAAGACTTTTGCTATTTATTTAGCTGATAAAATTTCTTTGCGGTTTTCGCCTCTGCTGGCAGCTTTTTCTAATGTTTTTTATCCGGTCATTGCCGCTATCGATTCAATAGTTCACTATTTTTCTTCTTTTATTATTAGAAAGCATAAGCGGTCAGTCTTGACTGACGAGGAATTTAAAACTGCCTTGCTTTTAAGTCGCAAGGCCGGTCAGATTTCCGAACAGGAAGAAGATTTAATCAGTAATCTTTTAGAATTTAAAGATACCCAAGCATCAGAGATTCTTACCGCTCGGATTGATATAAAAGGTATTGATTCTAAATTTACTCAGAGTCAAGTATTAACGATTTTAAAAGAGCAAAAACATTCTAAATTTCCAGTTTATGAGGGTTCCTTAGATAATATTGTTGGAATTCTTTATAGTAAAGATTTATTTTTAAATCCCGATACTGACTATCACGAGTTTTTGCGAAAGCCTCAGCTTATTCCTGAAAGCAAAGGTATTGACGATATCTTAAAACTTTTTCTGAAAACTAAAGATCGAGTCGCGATTGTTCTTGATGAGTACGGCGGAACTCAAGGTTTAATTACTGCCGAAGATATCGTTGAGGAGATTTTCGGTGAAATTTATGATGAGTTTGAAAAAATAGATAAGCCTTTGGAGCATATCGGTCCGGGCCTTTGGCGAGTCCATGGCAAAGCCCCGATTAAGACGGTTAATTTAGAGTTAGATTTAGAACTGCCAGAAGAAGAAGACACGATAGCTGGGTTTTTACTTTCAGAGATGAAAAGGATTCCTAAAGTCGGTGAACAATTTAATTTTAAGAGTGCAAGAAAAACGATTAATTTTTATATCGAACGAGCTACTGTCAGAAGAATAGTTGCAATTAGAATAGAGGATAAAACAAAAAAATGA
- the cpaB gene encoding Flp pilus assembly protein CpaB, translating into MDKRMINIIIGVVLALFAIFMIQKHLAQRDALIQKLIAEGEIVEVVAAKTDIPKESTITINMVGLTRVKSKSVQAGDLTSLDSAIGKFAEIDILRGQHINSNMVRALGSARYLSQAVPQGMRAITIPVDKISAIEGLIKPGDNVDIIATFNIPDPVTDESEVVVVTIFQGVNILATNRNLSQYQVAKTIDTVTLALRPDDVKVLTYILEWSTIRLVLRAPLDTATEYGYTAVTWEALMKRLGMWQEVPIEEPAPTIEIYRATEMEETPAE; encoded by the coding sequence ATGGATAAAAGAATGATTAATATTATAATCGGAGTAGTCTTAGCTTTATTTGCTATTTTTATGATTCAAAAACATTTGGCTCAACGCGATGCTTTAATCCAAAAGCTAATTGCTGAAGGAGAGATCGTTGAGGTAGTGGCAGCTAAGACTGATATTCCTAAAGAATCAACAATTACGATCAACATGGTCGGTCTAACCAGGGTTAAGTCTAAATCAGTACAGGCTGGGGATTTAACTTCACTTGATTCAGCTATTGGTAAGTTTGCTGAGATTGATATTTTAAGAGGTCAGCATATAAATAGTAATATGGTGCGGGCTCTTGGTTCAGCGAGATATTTATCCCAGGCAGTACCTCAAGGAATGCGAGCGATTACTATTCCGGTAGACAAGATTTCGGCTATTGAGGGTTTAATTAAGCCCGGCGACAATGTCGACATTATCGCAACCTTTAACATACCGGATCCGGTGACTGACGAGTCAGAGGTTGTGGTAGTAACTATTTTTCAAGGGGTTAATATTTTAGCTACCAATAGAAATCTTTCTCAATATCAGGTAGCTAAGACTATTGATACGGTTACCTTAGCTCTTCGTCCTGATGATGTTAAGGTTTTAACTTATATTTTGGAATGGTCAACCATCAGGTTGGTATTACGAGCACCATTAGATACGGCTACTGAGTACGGCTATACGGCTGTAACTTGGGAGGCTTTAATGAAGCGGTTGGGCATGTGGCAAGAGGTACCCATTGAGGAGCCAGCTCCGACGATTGAGATATATCGGGCCACAGAGATGGAAGAGACCCCGGCTGAGTAA
- a CDS encoding CNNM domain-containing protein gives MIYLYLLGCLGCVVLQGFFAASEISFISSRSLSLRHRQAKGDVRAKQVYQLILKPERFLATTLIGTNISVVISTSLLTFFMIQSGFENSNFWITFIFTPIVVIFAELIPKNIGRFFREDFSCQTVSLISFFEKLFLFLVKLSELSSRFLVRIFIKQAKYRSPFVTKEEIKSLVKEIESQGGIDRSEKEAIEDVFEFRSDKIKDTCVIFKKLIAFDYTDSYQRLLEIVRKNEFTRYPVLKNKEVVGYVNVYDLFYNPKKNWQEFIRPITKVGLNQKLHEIFNILQAKKEGIALVMKGGKPYGIVTIGNLIREVMTSIIK, from the coding sequence ATGATTTATCTTTATTTGTTAGGTTGTTTGGGCTGTGTGGTTTTACAAGGCTTCTTTGCTGCTAGTGAAATTAGTTTTATTTCATCGCGCAGCTTAAGCTTGCGTCATCGTCAAGCCAAAGGAGATGTAAGAGCTAAGCAGGTTTATCAGCTAATTCTTAAACCGGAACGATTCTTGGCGACTACATTAATTGGAACAAATATTTCGGTAGTAATTAGTACAAGCTTGTTAACTTTTTTTATGATTCAATCAGGCTTTGAAAATAGTAATTTTTGGATAACTTTTATCTTTACCCCGATTGTAGTAATTTTTGCCGAGCTTATTCCTAAGAATATCGGTAGGTTTTTTAGGGAGGATTTTAGCTGCCAGACAGTTTCCTTGATAAGTTTTTTTGAAAAGCTATTTTTATTTTTAGTTAAGTTAAGTGAACTATCTAGTCGTTTTTTAGTTAGAATTTTTATTAAGCAAGCTAAATATCGTTCTCCTTTTGTGACTAAAGAAGAAATTAAATCTTTAGTGAAAGAAATTGAAAGCCAAGGCGGGATTGATCGTAGCGAGAAAGAAGCAATCGAGGATGTGTTTGAGTTTAGAAGTGATAAGATTAAAGATACTTGTGTAATTTTTAAGAAGCTGATTGCTTTTGATTACACTGATTCCTATCAGCGACTTCTCGAAATCGTTAGAAAGAATGAGTTTACTCGTTATCCGGTTTTAAAGAATAAAGAAGTAGTTGGTTATGTCAATGTTTATGATTTGTTTTATAATCCCAAGAAGAACTGGCAAGAGTTCATTCGCCCGATAACTAAGGTTGGCTTAAATCAAAAGTTACATGAGATTTTTAACATTCTTCAAGCAAAAAAAGAAGGAATCGCCCTGGTCATGAAAGGGGGCAAGCCTTACGGTATAGTTACTATCGGTAATTTAATTCGGGAAGTTATGACTTCAATTATAAAATAA
- the amrS gene encoding AmmeMemoRadiSam system radical SAM enzyme, which produces MKEAMFYEKLADQKVHCYLCAHHCQINPEGFGICQVRQNKDGNLYSLIYARVAAANIDPIEKKPLYHFHPGSFAYSIATLGCNFKCGFCQNWQISQDPQKSISLYNPIEPQEVVNSAKSSNCLSIAYTYNEPTVFFEYAYDVARLARIAGLFNIFVTNGYMSKEAIIKIAPYLDAANVDLKSFRQEFYQRNCKAQLTPVLNSIKLLKEFGVWVEVTTLVIPGENDSEAELTDIAKFIYSVDRDIPWHISGFHPDYKFIDHKPTNLETLKKAKAIGEASGLGHVYLGNVVNV; this is translated from the coding sequence ATGAAAGAAGCAATGTTTTACGAAAAGTTGGCTGATCAAAAGGTACATTGTTATCTTTGCGCGCATCACTGCCAGATAAATCCGGAAGGCTTTGGTATCTGCCAAGTTCGTCAGAATAAAGACGGTAACCTTTATAGTTTAATTTATGCTCGAGTTGCCGCCGCTAATATTGATCCGATTGAAAAAAAACCACTTTATCATTTTCATCCGGGAAGTTTTGCTTATTCTATAGCCACCTTGGGCTGTAATTTTAAATGTGGGTTTTGTCAAAATTGGCAGATTTCTCAAGATCCGCAAAAATCGATTAGTTTATATAACCCAATAGAGCCACAAGAAGTTGTGAATTCAGCTAAATCGAGCAACTGTTTAAGTATCGCCTATACCTATAATGAGCCGACTGTTTTTTTTGAGTATGCTTATGACGTGGCGAGACTAGCTAGGATTGCTGGTCTTTTTAATATTTTTGTGACCAACGGCTATATGTCTAAAGAGGCAATTATTAAAATCGCTCCTTATCTAGATGCTGCTAATGTAGATTTAAAAAGTTTTCGCCAAGAGTTTTATCAAAGAAACTGTAAAGCCCAGCTCACCCCGGTTCTTAATTCAATTAAGTTACTCAAAGAGTTTGGGGTTTGGGTTGAGGTGACGACCTTGGTAATTCCCGGTGAGAATGATTCTGAGGCCGAGTTGACTGATATTGCTAAGTTTATTTATTCAGTTGACAGAGATATACCCTGGCATATTAGTGGATTTCATCCGGACTATAAGTTTATCGATCATAAACCCACTAATTTAGAAACGTTAAAAAAAGCTAAAGCTATCGGCGAGGCCTCGGGGTTAGGCCATGTATATCTAGGAAATGTGGTTAATGTTTGA
- the tadA gene encoding Flp pilus assembly complex ATPase component TadA, producing MAEGADKLRKLLADPTITEIMVNGPKATWLEIGGTKSKIEVTFSEEDMKDIIDVFFTRVGKTISYYNPYGDVCTEDGSRINIIQYPLSRCGTTLTIRKFDRQLHSLDDLIANGTMNQKMGDFLIACIKGKVNVLFSGATGSGKTTTMEMLSHHIPEQERLVTIEDTAELILHQENLVPMETRTPDQDGKGEVTLKDLIRNALRMRPDRIIVGEVRGPEALDMIQAMSTGHRGTLAVIHANSPQEVTNRMETLILSSGIKLPIEEIRRMIGNTLHVIVQQERYPDGIRRISHISELRGLERREVAIQDLFIFRREGRTAEGKIKGKFRTVMRNYPRFFPEFNRLGLLDEKAFSEYE from the coding sequence ATGGCTGAAGGCGCAGATAAACTACGTAAACTTTTAGCTGATCCGACAATCACCGAAATAATGGTTAATGGCCCCAAGGCTACTTGGCTTGAAATCGGTGGAACTAAATCCAAAATAGAAGTAACTTTTAGTGAAGAGGACATGAAGGATATTATTGATGTTTTTTTTACTCGAGTCGGTAAAACCATATCTTATTATAATCCTTATGGCGATGTTTGTACCGAAGATGGCTCACGTATAAATATTATTCAATACCCTTTATCGCGTTGCGGTACAACCTTAACCATTCGTAAATTTGACCGTCAGCTTCATTCGCTTGACGATTTGATTGCTAACGGTACCATGAATCAAAAAATGGGTGACTTTTTAATTGCCTGTATTAAGGGTAAGGTTAATGTCCTTTTTTCGGGAGCGACTGGTTCCGGCAAAACTACTACTATGGAAATGTTATCGCACCATATTCCGGAGCAGGAACGTTTAGTAACCATTGAGGATACAGCTGAACTTATTCTTCATCAGGAAAATCTTGTACCAATGGAGACCCGCACCCCTGACCAGGACGGAAAGGGTGAGGTAACTTTAAAGGATTTAATTAGAAATGCCTTACGTATGCGCCCGGATAGAATCATCGTTGGTGAGGTAAGAGGCCCTGAGGCCTTAGATATGATTCAGGCTATGAGTACTGGTCACCGGGGAACCCTAGCGGTAATTCACGCAAATAGCCCCCAAGAGGTTACTAACCGTATGGAAACTTTGATTCTTTCTTCAGGAATAAAGCTTCCGATTGAAGAAATCCGCCGAATGATTGGAAATACCCTACATGTAATTGTTCAGCAGGAGCGCTACCCTGACGGAATACGCCGAATAAGCCATATTTCTGAGCTTAGAGGGCTTGAACGCCGGGAAGTAGCTATCCAGGACCTATTTATCTTTAGACGCGAAGGAAGGACCGCAGAGGGCAAAATCAAGGGTAAATTTCGTACAGTTATGCGTAACTATCCTCGTTTCTTTCCTGAATTTAACCGCCTCGGTCTTTTGGATGAGAAGGCCTTTTCAGAATACGAGTAG